Below is a genomic region from Candidatus Methylomirabilota bacterium.
GTCCCCGCCTCGGTCAGCGTGAGCGTCCCCGTCGAGAAGTCGAAGGCGGCCAGGCCGAACTTGCCCGGCACCTTGGCGCCCGCCGACTTCCAGTGCAATCTGCCCGCGATCATCAGATGAATGACGAGGAAGAGATCGCCCTCCAACGCGATCACCACCCGCTTCCCGAGCCGACGAAGGCCCGTGACCGAGCGGCCAAATGCTGCGGAGGTGGGCGGATCGAATGAGCGGAGAACAAATGGGCTGACCAACCTGATTCGCTCCAGGCGCGCGCCCAGGACGCGAGCCTCGAGCGCCTCGAGATAGACGGTGACGTCGGGCAGCTCAGGCATGCTGGCCGGGCATGCCGCCTTTCGAGTTGTCGATCAGCCCCACGATGTTGCCGTCGGGATCGAGCAGCGTGACGAGCCGGCCGGGTGGGATGTCGAAGGGCGGCTCATTGAAGGTGAAGCCCTTGGCCTGAAGCTCCTTGTAGGCCTCGTCCACGATGTCCACGAGGGACCAGCAGCCGCTGCCGCCTCGCCCCGTCCCCGGTTTGCCCGGGGCCAGGATCAGATAGGCGTGCTCGTCAAACGTGAAGTACGGCGCGCCATACGGCGTGGGCTCGATGCCGAGGAGCCGCGCATACCACTGGCTCGAAGCCTGCTGATCGCTCACGAACTGGATGACGGTCTCGATTCGCTCGATGCGCACGGGTGCAGAGCGTATCCCCAAGTCTCGACCTTGACAAGCACGCCCATGGTTGGCGCGAGGGCGTGTCCCCCTCACCCTGCCCTCTCCCCCATTGGGGGAGAGGGCCGCAGTTCGAGCTGAAGAGCGCAGCCCTGAGGCGAGGGTTGAGTAGACCAGGGTGGCGATGTAGTCACGTATGAACCGGGTTAGGCCAGGACGAGGTTGATGAGGCGATCGGGAACGAAGACGATCTTGCTGACCGAGCTGTCGCCAAGGAAGCGGCCGACTCTTTCCTCGGCCACGGCGGCGGCCCGCGCGGTGTCCTGGGACGCGCCGCGCGGCAGGACGATGCGTCCGCGTACCTTGCCGTTGACCTGGACGACCATCTGAACGGTATCGGCGGTGGCCTTGACGGCATCGTAGGCGGGCCAGGTCACGCCGTCGAACAGGCTGCTGGCA
It encodes:
- a CDS encoding VOC family protein: MRIERIETVIQFVSDQQASSQWYARLLGIEPTPYGAPYFTFDEHAYLILAPGKPGTGRGGSGCWSLVDIVDEAYKELQAKGFTFNEPPFDIPPGRLVTLLDPDGNIVGLIDNSKGGMPGQHA